A region of the Paraburkholderia flava genome:
AACACGCAAGAGCGGTGTGTTTAGGATCAATGCCCCGAAACAGGGCGGTCAACGACGTGGGAGCGATCTTATTTTTTATAGATTTATTAATCTTTCAATGAATGTAAAATCATTATTGGTGAAACGTGAAATTTTGAAAAATCTATTTATCGAGTCTATTTTCTTCGCTTTTAGTGAATATTTTAATGGGCAGGCGAATATTGATCGGATGATTAGGAAAGTATTAAATAAATCCGATTGAAAGCGAGAAGGTGCCTTTCAATTTGAAGGATAAGTCGCCGAATGCGATTAAATCGTTTCTATGCAGTCTTGCAGGAACGTAGCGCAGGGATGCGGCAACTCGAAGAAGCCGCTGGGCCCGTCGGGAATCGGGCGGGTAGGCAGAGGGTCATGCAGCAGATATCCGCGCGATAGCGGAACGCAGCGCTCAATCGAGCGCTGCGTCGATGGTCCACTACATCGTGGATACCCATGGGCTTAGATAGATCAGCGAAGATTGCCCGGCTTCACGACGCCGACACTCGTCGAGCCGGCGAGCGCACCTTCCTCCTGCGCCTCCGACGCCAGCGACTCCAGCGCGAGCCCCTTCGTCTCGATCCCGAACATCCACACCGCGAGCGCAGCCACCACGAACGACAGCGCACCGAGCGTGAACACGCCACCCTGACCGAACACCGGCAGCACGACACCGACCGCATATGGTCCGATCAGCGAGCCGATCCGTCCGATCGCCGACGCGAACCCCGAGCCGGTCGCGCGTGCGCCGGTGCCGTACAGCTCGGGCGTGTACGTGTAGAGCGCGGCCCACATGCCGAACAGGAAGAACTGCATCACGAGGCCGGTGCAGATCAGCAGGACGACGCTGTCACCGTGCAATGCGCACTGGCCGTACAGGTAAGCCATCGCTCCACCGCCTGCGAGCGACGCGATACAGGTCGGTTTGCGGCCCCAGCGCTCGACGAGCCACGCCGCGCACAGAAAACCGGGAATGCCGCCGAGCGAGATCAGCACGGTGTACAGCACCGATTTCGTCACCGCGACGCCGGCCTGCTGCATCAGCGCGCCGAGCCACGACGTGAGGCCGTAAAAGCCGAGCAGCGCGAAGAACCACAACGCCCACACCATGATCGTGCGTTGCCGGTACGCGGCGCTCCAGATTTCGCGGAACGCACCTTGCGTACGCGTGACGACCGCTTCGGCAAGCATTGACGGCGCCGGCAGCGATGCAATGCCTGCCGACTTCATCACTTTCGCTTCGATCTGCGCGAGCACCGAATCCGCTTGATGCAGCCGGCCACGATGTTCGAGCCAGCGCGGCGACTCCGGCACGATGCGCCGCACGATCAGCACGAACACAGCCGGAATCGCGAGCAGCGCGAACACGCTACGCCAGCCGAACTGCGGTAGCACGAAATACGACACGACGCCGGCCGTGATGAAACCGAGCGGCCAGAAGCCGTCCATCAACGCGACGAGGCGGCCGCGTGAAGCGGTCGGCACGAACTCGGACAGCAGCGTCTGCGCGATCGGAAACTCCATCCCCATGCCGATGCCGAGCAGCACGCGGTAGACGATCAATGCCTCCACCGAATGCGCGGTCGAGCACAGGTACGACGCGGCACCCCACAGCACCATGCTCCACTGGAACACGGGACGTCGTCCGAAGCGATCGGCGAGCAGGCCCGCCACTGCTGCGCCAATCACCATCCCGAAGAAGCTCGCGCTCGCAACGAGACCCGCCGTCGCACTCGATAACCCGAACTCCGTGCGGATCGAGCCGAGCACGAAGGTCATCGTGCCGAGATCGACGGAGTCGAAGAAGAACGCGACCGCGATGATCAGAAAAATCGTGCGGTGATAGCCGGAGAACGGCAGTCGTTCGAGCCGCGCGGCGGCAGTGGGACGGGGAGACGTTGAACGAGGCGGGGGAGCGGCGGTCGGCATGGCATCCTCTGATGGACGTGAAACGGGCCACGAACGCAGACCGCGTCGAGGCTCAAGTCCAGTCAGTAGAAGCGACCATTATTGGCAGACATAGAACGGAACCGGCATCGGGATGGTATGGGGGCGTCATGGACGCCTCCATACCTGCGCTTCAGGTTGCGGCGTGAACCGCTTCTCCCGCACGCAGCGGTGCGTTCGGCTTCATCGACGCGCCACGCGCCGGCGCGCCATTCGCGACGAAGTACTTCACATCCACCCGCGCGAGTGGCGTGCGTCCGCGAATGCGGTCGGCGATTTTTTCGGCGAGCATGATCGTCGGTGCGTTGAGGTTGCCGGTGGTGATCAGCGGCATGATCGACGCATCGACGACGCGCAACCCTTCGAGTCCATGCACGCGGCCTTCGCCGTCGACCACCGCCATATCGTCGTAGCCCATCGCGCATGAGCACGACGGGTGGTACGCGGTTTCCGCGCGGGCGCGTACGAACGCATCGATTTCCGTGTCGCTTTGCAGCGCGGCGCCAGGGCTTAGTTCTTCGCCGCGAAAACGATCGAGCGCGGGCTGCCGGATGATCTCGCGCGTGATCCGGATCGCGTCGCGGAACTCGCGCCAGTCGAGTGCTTCGGCCATGTAGTTGAAGAGAATCGACGGATGCTCGTGCGGATTGCGCGAACGCAGCTTCACGCGGCCACGGCTCGGCGAACGCATCGAACCGACGTGCGCCTGGAAGCCGTGCATCTTGATTGCGTTGGTGCCGTTGTAGTTGATCGCAACCGGCAGGAAGTGATACTGGATGTTCGGCCACAGATCGTCGTCGCGCGTGCGGATGAAGCCGCCCGCTTCGAAATGATTGCTCGCGCCGATGCCGGTGCCGCGCAGCATCCATTCGAGTCCGATCGCCGGCTGGTTGTGCAGCAGTAGCGCGGGGTACAGCGACACGGGCTCCTTGCACGCGTACTGCATGTACATCTCGAGATGGTCCTGCAGATTCTGTCCGACGCCGGGCAGATCGTGGACGATGGGGATGTCGAGTTCGCGCAGCCATGCGGCCGGACCGACGCCGGAGCGTTGCAGGATCTGCGGCGACGCGATCGCGCCGCCGCACAGCAGCACTTCGCGGCGCGCGTGCGCGGTGACGGCCTTGTCGCCGTGCAGGTACGCGACGCCGTTTGCGCGTTTGCCGGAGAACAGGATGCGATCGGTGGTCGCGTGCGTGACGATCGTGAGATTCGGCCGCGCGCGCGCCTGATCGAGGTAGCCGCGCGCAGTACTCGCGCGTCGGCCGTTAGCGGTGACGGTACGGTCCATCGGGCCGAAGCCTTCCTGCTGGTAGCCGTTCAGATCTTCCGTGCGCGGGTAGCCGGCCTGTACGCCTGCGCTCACCATCGCTTCGAACAGCGGGTTTGCGCCGGGCTTGCTGGTCGTCACGTGAACGGGGCCGTCGCCGCCGTGATAATCGTTCGCGCCGACGTCGCGCGTTTCGGCTTTCCGAAAATACGGCAGACAGTCGAGATAGCTCCAGTCTTCCAG
Encoded here:
- a CDS encoding MFS transporter codes for the protein MPTAAPPPRSTSPRPTAAARLERLPFSGYHRTIFLIIAVAFFFDSVDLGTMTFVLGSIRTEFGLSSATAGLVASASFFGMVIGAAVAGLLADRFGRRPVFQWSMVLWGAASYLCSTAHSVEALIVYRVLLGIGMGMEFPIAQTLLSEFVPTASRGRLVALMDGFWPLGFITAGVVSYFVLPQFGWRSVFALLAIPAVFVLIVRRIVPESPRWLEHRGRLHQADSVLAQIEAKVMKSAGIASLPAPSMLAEAVVTRTQGAFREIWSAAYRQRTIMVWALWFFALLGFYGLTSWLGALMQQAGVAVTKSVLYTVLISLGGIPGFLCAAWLVERWGRKPTCIASLAGGGAMAYLYGQCALHGDSVVLLICTGLVMQFFLFGMWAALYTYTPELYGTGARATGSGFASAIGRIGSLIGPYAVGVVLPVFGQGGVFTLGALSFVVAALAVWMFGIETKGLALESLASEAQEEGALAGSTSVGVVKPGNLR
- the betA gene encoding choline dehydrogenase, with the translated sequence MAANEYDYIIIGAGSAGNVLATRLTEDRDATVLLLEAGGPDYRFDFRTQMPAALAYPLQGRRYNWAYETDPEPHMNNRRMECGRGKGLGGSSLINGMCYIRGNALDYDGWAQRKGLEDWSYLDCLPYFRKAETRDVGANDYHGGDGPVHVTTSKPGANPLFEAMVSAGVQAGYPRTEDLNGYQQEGFGPMDRTVTANGRRASTARGYLDQARARPNLTIVTHATTDRILFSGKRANGVAYLHGDKAVTAHARREVLLCGGAIASPQILQRSGVGPAAWLRELDIPIVHDLPGVGQNLQDHLEMYMQYACKEPVSLYPALLLHNQPAIGLEWMLRGTGIGASNHFEAGGFIRTRDDDLWPNIQYHFLPVAINYNGTNAIKMHGFQAHVGSMRSPSRGRVKLRSRNPHEHPSILFNYMAEALDWREFRDAIRITREIIRQPALDRFRGEELSPGAALQSDTEIDAFVRARAETAYHPSCSCAMGYDDMAVVDGEGRVHGLEGLRVVDASIMPLITTGNLNAPTIMLAEKIADRIRGRTPLARVDVKYFVANGAPARGASMKPNAPLRAGEAVHAAT